From Tripterygium wilfordii isolate XIE 37 chromosome 16, ASM1340144v1, whole genome shotgun sequence, one genomic window encodes:
- the LOC119980920 gene encoding auxin-responsive protein SAUR77-like, whose amino-acid sequence MDCLVLPVSILTRKRFTGSRLGYKPLKEDGLEGLVRVVVGKEKREFLVEDFVLKESPFRVLMDAVVRKENRGNRVIFVDVDAILFEHMLWLMYNDCSSLFQLNLEEILEFYAQDN is encoded by the coding sequence ATGGATTGCTTGGTATTGCCAGTTTCTATATTGACGAGGAAGAGATTTACGGGGTCACGGCTGGGCTACAAGCCACTAAAGGAAGATGGGTTGGAGGGTTTGGTGAGGGTGGTGGTGGGGAAGGAGAAGAGGGAGTTCTTGGTGGAGGATTTTGTGTTAAAAGAGAGTCCTTTTCGGGTGTTGATGGATGCTGTAGtgagaaaagaaaacagaggaaACAGAGTGATTTTTGTGGATGTTGATGCGATTTTGTTTGAGCACATGCTTTGGTTGATGTACAATGACTGTTCGTCTCTGTTTCAGCTTAATTTAGAGGAGATTCTTGAATTCTATGCCCAAGATAACTGA
- the LOC119980919 gene encoding AT-hook motif nuclear-localized protein 23-like — protein MAGLDLGSASRYVHQLQRPVLHLQHQPESEPDNDNEFSTDHQGLDLVAAAANSSHQGDIVGRRPRGRPPGSKNKPKPPVIITRESANTLRAHILEVGNGCDVFDCVANYARRRQRGICVLSGTGTVTNVSIRQPAAAGAIVRLHGRFEILSLSGSFLPPPAPPGATSLTIFLAGGQGQVVGGSVVGELTAAGPVIVIAASFTNVAYERLPLEEEEEQQLGMQSGGGMGNNGGFGDGSGVGGLPFLNLPLNPGAANVQLPVDGWGGGNSGGRNPF, from the coding sequence ATGGCTGGTTTAGATTTAGGCAGTGCATCTAGATACGTTCATCAGCTCCAAAGACCCGTTCTCCACCTCCAACACCAACCCGAATCTGAACCCGACAACGACAATGAATTCTCCACCGATCACCAAGGCTTGGACCTGGTTGCAGCCGCTGCTAACTCCAGCCACCAAGGAGACATAGTGGGGCGCCGTCCACGTGGACGCCCGCCTGGCTCGAAGAACAAACCGAAACCGCCAGTCATAATAACACGCGAGAGCGCCAACACGCTCCGCGCTCACATTCTCGAGGTGGGAAACGGTTGTGACGTGTTCGATTGCGTGGCCAACTACGCGCGGAGGCGGCAGCGTGGTATTTGCGTCTTGAGTGGGACCGGGACGGTAACTAACGTCAGCATACGCCAGCCGGCCGCGGCGGGTGCGATTGTTAGGCTCCATGGAAGATTCGAGATACTTTCGCTTTCCGGATCCTTCTTGCCTCCTCCGGCACCACCGGGGGCGACGAGTTTGACGATATTCTTGGCAGGAGGGCAAGGGCAGGTGGTGGGAGGGAGTGTGGTAGGGGAGCTGACGGCGGCGGGGCCGGTGATTGTGATTGCTGCGTCGTTCACGAATGTGGCGTACGAGAGGCTGccgttggaggaggaggaggagcagcaGTTGGGGATGCAGAGCGGTGGAGGAATGGGGAATAACGGTGGATTTGGGGATGGGAGTGGAGTCGGAGGGCTGCCGTTTTTGAATTTGCCGTTGAATCCCGGTGCAGCGAATGTTCAGTTGCCGGTGGATGGATGGGGCGGAGGGAACTCAGGTGGACGGAACCCGTTTTAA